A stretch of DNA from Allomeiothermus silvanus DSM 9946:
TTTCGCCGCGAAGCGGGGTGAAGCCCCGCTCTACCCCGCCTACCGGCGGCGAAAGAAGCGTCTCAGAGCGGGGAGTCGTCACTATATGCTGAAGCCCGCTGAGTTTTGTAGGCACCGGCTCGGGAGCCTCGAGACCCGGCCCTAAGGTGGGTGGGGTTGGCCTGAGTAGTAGTTCTACGCAACCCCCTCGGGTGGGGTAGGCTTTTGCCCCAGCAAAGCCCAGGCGGCGGCAATCAAGACCAGGTGCAAAGGCTCGACCTGGGGTACGGGGAACCAGAAGAGGTAGTAGATAAAGATGGCTAGTAAACCCATGGCGAGAGATCGTTGCAACAACCGCCCTCTCCAACCCCTCAGTACCGGGTACAGATACAAGCCCAACCATACCAATGCGCCTAGCAGGCCAAAGGCCAACAGCCGGTCCAGGATTAGATTGTGAGCCTTATCGAGAAAATACATGAGTATCTTGGCCGCTTTCCCTGAACCGGTCCAGTTTTCAAATTCGACCAGAAACGAGCGGGATCGTAGAGGGTCATTGGCGCGCCATAGCGGCTTTATCTCCTTTACCCGCGCTTGTGGCGGCCACCCGTACTCTAAGCGGTATTCCTCTAGCAGATGTTCGATGGGAATATGGCGGATAAGAGCCAGGCGGAAGGCGTCAGGACCCCCGCCGAGCACAGGCCAGCCAGGGATGGTGCGGGTAGCCTCCCAGGCGAGCTTCCAGATGATGATACGGGTTTGACCCGTGGTGAGATCAGCATAACTACGGTCGAAACCCAGGCGGTTTGGCAGCAACTCCTTGGCAGCGAAGAAGCTAAGGAGTACTAAGCTGCTGGCCCACAAAAGGCGTGGTTGTCGCTGAATCAAGTTCCAGATGAGCAAAATACCTATAAGCGCCAGCAGCGAAGCTTTGTTAGTGGTGACCCCCAAACCCGCTGCGATGAGCAGCACTTGCAAGAGCAGCCAGGCGCGTTTCCTCTCTTCAGTCAGAAGCCACATCCCCAAGCCGACAAAAACCAGCGGTAGCAGGAAACCCGCAGCCATGCCGGGGTGGCCGATAGTACCGACCGGGGCCTCATAGGGAACACCCCGAACCAAAGGGCCAATGAACTCCGCACCCAGTTTTTGTGCCATGAGGATTGCTGCCTCCAGGCTTCCCCCCAGCACCATCACGCGCAGTGCGATGATGGCGGTTGACGAAGTCCCTGCGTTAGCAGAGGAAGTTTCCTGCCGCAGCACCCGGTAGGCAAAAATCCCGAAAAGAACAAGCCCGACTTGGTATAAGAGGCCATCCAGACGTCCCCGGCCACCCAGAATGACGGATGAGGCATCGTCATCCTGGGCGTTCAAAGAACTAGGTATGACACTGGCAAGGTAAACCAGCAGCAGAATAACAAAAGGGCTACGGTAGGCTGCCATGCCCCGCTGGGCCTGCAGGAGCCCCAGGATACCCACAAACAGCAGCAAAAGTATGCGCGGGAGGATCCACACCTCTTCAGGGTTGACCCATGCAGCACCGAAATAAAGAGGCCGGACGATAAAGGGGTATAGCAACAGCACCCCGGTCAGTAAGAAGAACCAGAAGCGCTCAGCTTGCAAATTATGTGTCCACCAGGTCTTTTGCAAGAAAAACTCCGTGCATTCTGGCATGCTAGCGCAGCCAGTATATGGCCGAGATACTTTGTCCGGTGGCATCGGTGACCGTGACGATATAGCGGTTATCGCTCGGATCGCGGACGATGTGGCACGATTGGATGCCCTTAGGGTACTGTGCGGGTGCCCCTTCGCTTTGCAACAGCGGCTCCTTGCAGTCTCCCCCATCGAGTGAGGAGGCGTCGGCTCCCTTGGTGTCCACCATGGCGATCCACTGGATCACCTGCTTAAGGTAAAGCCGGGCGGCTGTTTCCATGCTGCGCTTGCGAGATTGCAGCAGGTTAGGAAGGAGTACCGCGGCCAGGATGGCGATAATGGCTACCGCGACGAGCAGCTCTGGAAGCGTGAATCCCCCGACCCTTCTCACAGGATCACTCCTTGTTAGGCAAAAGGCCGGGGAGAACCCCCGGACCCCTTGCAACAGGTGAGGTTTTTAGTAGACCGCCGTTACAACGGTGCCATTTACCGAGGTAACGGTGATGGTGGAGCGGCCTGTGGTGGAGTTATAGGCGATGCTGCAGTTTTGAACGGCAGCGGGGAAGTTTGCGGGCGCTCCTTCGGAGATGAGCTTGTCGTCCTTGCAGCTAGTGATACCAGTGATACCAACCCCCGCGGTATCTGCAGCGGCCAGCCAGGTGGCGACTTGCCGGGCATAAGATGCGGCAGCCTGGTCGTTGGCGCGCTTACGGGCGTTGAGCACGTTGGGGATCAGCACCGCGGCCAAAATGGCGATGATCGCGATGACGATCAACAGCTCGATGAGGGTGAAGCCTTGGGTCTTGTTCTTGCGCATGGTTTCCTTCCTTCTGGGTGCCGCGCCATGTATATGGATATGGGCGCGGTATCGGGTACTGCTAGCGAGAGGGCCTAGTGCCGGTGTGACGACGAAAGGGCGACGGCCTACATCTCTATCCTAGGGTTCACCCGCCGGGGGGCTTGTGACGGATGCACCTAGGGGGCAGGAGGCGCAGGGGGACAAGAGAGCGAGAGCGAGGGATACCGGGTAGGGATGAGATACTGCGCCTCCTTAGGCAAGAGTCTGCCGCGAAGGTTTAAACAAACTGTAAAAACGCGAAGAAGCCCCTGCGGTAAGATGGGCCTATGGGCGAAGCAGCCAAGGTGCTGGCCCGGCTGACGTTCGAGGAGTACCTGGCCTTGGAAGAAAAGGCCCCCCATAAGCACGAGCTGGTGGACGGGGTGATGTACGCCATGGCCGGGGCCAGCGACCGGCATAACGGGGTGGTGATGAACCTCGCTGCCCGGCTGTGGCAAGCGGCTAGGGGAAAGGGCTGCCGGGTCTACGCCAGCGCCATGAAACTCAAGATCAACGACGGGCGCAGCTACTACCCGGATGTGATGGTAGTGTGTACCGACGACCCTCACCCCTACTACAAAGAATCCCCCTGCCTGATCGTGGAGGTGCTCTCGGAGACCACCGAGGCGGTGGACCGGCGGGAGAAGCTCGAGCACTACCGCCGCATCCCCAGCGTGCAGGCCTACCTGCTGGTGGACTCGAGGGCCCGCCGGGTGGAGGGCTATTACCGCCAGGGGGAGCAGTGGCTCTATACCGATGCGCTGGGGATGGGCGAGGTCAGCGTGCCCGGCCCTCCGCTGCGCCTCTCGCTGGACGAGATCTACGAAGGCCTTGATGTGCCCGACCGGCTTCCCGAAGATCCCGATGCTGAACCCGGACAAACACATGTGAGACTCTAAGCTGGGATAAAAAGAGGGGAACCGACCAGGAAAGGAGGTTCCCCAGGTGCAGTTTACCACCGTTGGCCGAGAGATATGGAGAGGCGCTAGACAAGCACAGAGGCTGGCCGAGGCCAACGCAAGCGACCCAGAGGTCCAGGAACGTCTGCGCAAGCTCCGACTGGTCAAAGCCCTGCGTGAAAGTAAAAAGAGCTGGAAGGAGATCCAGGACCTGGTCGGGATCAGCCGGGCCACCTACCACCGCTGGCAAAAAGCCCTAAAAGAAAAGGGCCTGGCTGGACTCAAACCCCGCTCCCGCCGCCCTAAGCACCTGCGCACAAAGGTCCACTGGACCCCAGGGCTGCTCATTAGAATAGAAACTCTCCGCAAGGAAAACCCCACCTGGGGACGCTGGTCCATCTGGCTTACCCTCCGCAAGGAGGGTTTCCAGATGAGCGAACGCACGGTGGGGCGCATCCTGGCCTACCTGGAGAAGCACCGACGTATCGAGAGCGTGGCCGGCTACCTGGCCCGGACTCAAAGAGGGAAGCTAAAGCGAAGGGTAAACCGGCCCTACGCCAAAAGGAAGCCCCGAGGATACGAGGCCAGGGCTCCTGGGGACCTGGTCCAGGTGGACACCCTCACCCTGACCTTAGGACCGGGAAGCATGGTCAAGCACTTCTCGGCGATTGACCTCCATAGCCGGTTTGTCCTGGCGGAGGTGCACAGCCGGGCCACGGCTAAGCTTTCTGAGGGGTTCTTGTCCTTGCTTCTGGCCAGGGCCCCTTTTCCCATCCGGGCCATCCAGGTGGATGGGGGCAGCGAGTTCATGGCCGAGTTTGAGGAGGCCTGCTGTGCTCTGGGGATTGCCTTGTTTGTGCTACCGCCGAGGAGTCCTAAACTCAATGGTCACGTGGAGCGGATGCAGCGGACCTTCAAGGAGGAGTTCTACACCCGGCCTTTGCCCACCCCGCTCAGCGAGCTGCAGGCAGAGCTGGATACCTACCTGGACTACTACAACCGCCGAAGGCCTCACATGGCCCTGGGGGGTCTTGCTCCGCTGGAGTTTTTGGCTAAGATGCAAGAGGAGTCGGTTCCTCAAAGAGTCTCAAATGTGTTGACCGATTACAGATGCTTGACAAGCCAGGCGGGGGCGGCTAGTATTCTCTTTGCTCTGGGGCTGTGGCGCAGCTGGGAGCGCGTCTGAATGGCATTCAGAAGGTCAGGGGTTCGAATCCCCTCAGCTCCACCAGAAAAGCTTCCCCGGCAACTCTGCCGGGGGGCTTCTTTTTACCGGCTGTGCGGGGTTCGCCTGGGCCCTCCCTTTATACATCTGTATAAGCCTTATTTACATCCCTTCGGCAAGATAGGGGGCAAGTTGCTATCGGCATGCGGCCAAGGTATGGATAGGACGATTGGGGAGGAATCAAACACTCCATGCGCATTTCTCGGGGAGCTTGGCTCAATCTGAACCGCCCGGTTCACCTTCCCCGTTTGAACCTGCTCCAGCGCTTCACCCTGCTGGGGCTCGGGGTGACCTTGTTGCTAGGGGGGGTGTTTGGCTACCTGCTCAGCCAGCGGATGGCCCAGGATGCCCTGCAAGATAGCGCCCGCGAGACCGCCACGCTGGTGATGGGCGGGGTGGGGGAAGTCTCGGCGCAGGATTTCCTGCCTGGCCAAGAGACCTTCCGCACCTGGCAGCGGCGGCTAGGGGTTAAAGACCGATTGGGCGGGGTGGAGGTTCGGGTATGGAGTCCCCAAGGGGTGCTGATCTATCCCGATGACCCCCGCTCGGCTCCAGAAGGCGGGGTCGCGCAGGCCCTGGCGGGGGAGGCGGTTTCGGCTCGGGCTTCGCAAGGGCGGCTCGAGGTGTTTGTTCCGGTCCGGGTAGCGGGCCAGGTGGTGGGGGCTTACCAGATCTACCGGCCTATAGCCCCCCTCGAGGAGCGCATCTCGCGGATCCAAGCCTGGGCCTGGGGCTCTTCGCTGGGGGTGTTTGTCCTGCTGTTTTTGGCCCTCTCTGCTTTGTTGCGCGGGGCCAGCCGCGAGATCCAACGCACGGCCTTCTATGATCCCCTCACCGGCCTGCCGGGCCGCCAATTCCTTCGCGAGATCGCCGAAGCTAGCATGGCCCGCGCCCACCGCGTAGGGATGGGGATGGCCTTGGTAATTCTCGACCTGGACCGCTTCCAAGAGATCAACGACGCGTTGGGGGCTCCTTCGGGGGACCTGCTGCTCAAGAAGGTGGGTGAGCGCCTCCAAGCCGATTTGCGGGCCGGGGATATGGTCTGCCGCCTGGGAGGGGATGAGTTCGCTCTGCTGGTTAGCGACGTCAACGTGGGCGGGGTGGCTGAGGTCGCCAAGCGGATCCTGCTGAGCTTCGGCGAGCCTTTCGAGCTACCCGGACACCGGCAAAAGGTCTACGTGCAAGCCAGCTTGGGGGTGGCGCTTTACCCCGAGGACGGGGCCGACCTTGAAGAGCTTATGCACGCTGCCGATGTGGCGTTGCGTCGGGCCAAGCAGGAGGACTCGGGTTTTGCCTTTTACCGCCCCGACTACGACCACCATACCCAAGACCGGCTGGCCCTCCAGGCGGCACTGCACCAGGCCCTCAAGGAAGACGACCTGACCCTGCACTACCAGTCCATCCTGGACCTTCAGACCGGTGCCTTGGACTGGGCCGAGGCGCTATTGCGCTGGTACCGCGTGGGCGAGCTGGTCATGCCCGGCGCATTCATCCCCTTAGCCGAGGAGAGCGGTTTGATCGGGAGCCTCGACCGCTTTGTGCTGCGGCGGGCGACGCTGGAGGCGGTCCGGCTGGGCTTACAGATCTCGGTCAACCTCTCTCCCAAAAGCCTGCATGCGCCAGAGGTGGTGGAGTGGGTGCGCCAGGCCCTGGAAGAGAGCGGGCTCGAGCCCGCCCGATTGTGCCTGGAGATTACCGAGGTAGCGTTGCGCGGCGATAGCGGGGCAAGCACCCTGCAAACCGAGCGCGAGCAGGCGATAGCCAACCTCAAGGCTTTGCGGGCTTTGGGGGTGCGGATTGCCCTGGACGACTTCGGCAGCGGTTACTCCTGGCTCTCCTGCCTCAAGCACACCCCGGTGGATTTGCTCAAAATGGCTCCGACGTTTGTGGCAGGGATCG
This window harbors:
- a CDS encoding prepilin-type N-terminal cleavage/methylation domain-containing protein, whose translation is MRRVGGFTLPELLVAVAIIAILAAVLLPNLLQSRKRSMETAARLYLKQVIQWIAMVDTKGADASSLDGGDCKEPLLQSEGAPAQYPKGIQSCHIVRDPSDNRYIVTVTDATGQSISAIYWLR
- a CDS encoding prepilin-type N-terminal cleavage/methylation domain-containing protein, with amino-acid sequence MRKNKTQGFTLIELLIVIAIIAILAAVLIPNVLNARKRANDQAAASYARQVATWLAAADTAGVGITGITSCKDDKLISEGAPANFPAAVQNCSIAYNSTTGRSTITVTSVNGTVVTAVY
- a CDS encoding Uma2 family endonuclease; this encodes MGEAAKVLARLTFEEYLALEEKAPHKHELVDGVMYAMAGASDRHNGVVMNLAARLWQAARGKGCRVYASAMKLKINDGRSYYPDVMVVCTDDPHPYYKESPCLIVEVLSETTEAVDRREKLEHYRRIPSVQAYLLVDSRARRVEGYYRQGEQWLYTDALGMGEVSVPGPPLRLSLDEIYEGLDVPDRLPEDPDAEPGQTHVRL
- a CDS encoding integrase core domain-containing protein translates to MQFTTVGREIWRGARQAQRLAEANASDPEVQERLRKLRLVKALRESKKSWKEIQDLVGISRATYHRWQKALKEKGLAGLKPRSRRPKHLRTKVHWTPGLLIRIETLRKENPTWGRWSIWLTLRKEGFQMSERTVGRILAYLEKHRRIESVAGYLARTQRGKLKRRVNRPYAKRKPRGYEARAPGDLVQVDTLTLTLGPGSMVKHFSAIDLHSRFVLAEVHSRATAKLSEGFLSLLLARAPFPIRAIQVDGGSEFMAEFEEACCALGIALFVLPPRSPKLNGHVERMQRTFKEEFYTRPLPTPLSELQAELDTYLDYYNRRRPHMALGGLAPLEFLAKMQEESVPQRVSNVLTDYRCLTSQAGAASILFALGLWRSWERV
- a CDS encoding putative bifunctional diguanylate cyclase/phosphodiesterase gives rise to the protein MRISRGAWLNLNRPVHLPRLNLLQRFTLLGLGVTLLLGGVFGYLLSQRMAQDALQDSARETATLVMGGVGEVSAQDFLPGQETFRTWQRRLGVKDRLGGVEVRVWSPQGVLIYPDDPRSAPEGGVAQALAGEAVSARASQGRLEVFVPVRVAGQVVGAYQIYRPIAPLEERISRIQAWAWGSSLGVFVLLFLALSALLRGASREIQRTAFYDPLTGLPGRQFLREIAEASMARAHRVGMGMALVILDLDRFQEINDALGAPSGDLLLKKVGERLQADLRAGDMVCRLGGDEFALLVSDVNVGGVAEVAKRILLSFGEPFELPGHRQKVYVQASLGVALYPEDGADLEELMHAADVALRRAKQEDSGFAFYRPDYDHHTQDRLALQAALHQALKEDDLTLHYQSILDLQTGALDWAEALLRWYRVGELVMPGAFIPLAEESGLIGSLDRFVLRRATLEAVRLGLQISVNLSPKSLHAPEVVEWVRQALEESGLEPARLCLEITEVALRGDSGASTLQTEREQAIANLKALRALGVRIALDDFGSGYSWLSCLKHTPVDLLKMAPTFVAGIGKDPRDEEMLRSLIALGHGLGLKVLAKGVETPEQLGWLREAGCDLAQGYGVARPVPLEILRMAPSSLAG